One Thermoanaerobacter pseudethanolicus ATCC 33223 genomic window, ATTCGAGGTTTTTTATTACTATATCATAAACGCTTCCCTTATTCGTTGAAAATACTCTGCTCATATCATTAATATATTTAGGTCCATCAAGTGAAATACCTATATTTACTCCATGTTCCTTGCAGAACCTTACCATTTGTTCTGTAAGCAGTGTTCCATTAGTCACAATAGAATAACTAAATTTTATCTTACTTTTTTCAGTTTTCTGAATAAAATAAGCCAAACTATTCCACACTAATAATGGCTCTCCACCATAAAAAATAATGTCTACATTTTCTACGGCTTCTTTAATTGCATATCTCATATATCCCTCTATAAATTTATCAATAACATCCATTTTTAAATACTCCACTTCAGAAAATTGCTCTTTATCTGCAATATTTTTAACAGCACAGTATGTACATCTAAGATTGCAAGCGTTTGTAAGAATAATATATATTGTATTGACCTTTCCCATTCTCATTTTTAAAGTATTACGTTTCAATTCTAAAGCATGATTGTCAGTCTCGTCATCATATATATAAATCCCTGCCTCCAAAAGAATTACCAATTCATCCCTATTAACAACTAATAGATGTTCAATCCTTTCAAGCTCATCATTATCTACAAAGATAACATCCATTATCAAAGAATTATATATAGCATAAACTCCATCATCCACTTGTAGTTTTTTATAATATTTTGATAATTTCATAAAACCTCTTCTCCCTCCATAGTCAAAGTATAAAAGAACCCTTTCCTGTTGTACAATTCATCATATGTCCCTCTCTCAATGATTTCCCCATTGTCCATTACAAGTATTTCATCCACCATCTGCATAGTATGATAGTTTAATCGGTGCATGACAGCTATAACGGTACAATTATCTTTATTCATTAAAACCTCTTCAACTTCACCAGCAGTTTCATTATCCAAATTTGAAGTTCCTTCATCAAATAAAATTATCTGAGGATTTCTTAAGAAAACCCTAGCTATTGAAACTCTTTGTTTTTCCCCTCCAGATAATGAATTCCCCTGTTCTCCTAAAGGTAAAAGCAGATTATAGTCAATTTTCTTTAGAAACTCACTCATTCCTGCTTCTGTTAAAGCATTTATAACATCTTCGTTTGAAAAGTCTTTGCTAAATAAGGTGACATTTTCCTTTAATGTCGCATCAAAAATATATGTTTCTTGATCAACCATACTTAAAATATCATAATAATCCTTTTCGTTTATATTTGATAGCTCGTTATTTCCAATCAGACATTCCCCTGTATATCCCATATACATTTTTGCAATAATTTTTAGGAGAGTACTTTTCCCTGATCCGCTTTTTCCAACAATAACATACTTTTTCCCTTTTTCAAATTCACAATTAAGATTTTTTATCACCGGTGTATCTGAACTGTACGAGAATGACAGCCCTTTAATAGTTATTTTATCCCATTCATCTATTTTGCTCTTGTCATTATTTAGAAATTCTCCCTCGTCAGGAAAGTTAGTATCAAGAATCTCATGAATTTCATCTCTCAATTCTTTGCATGATTTAATTTCCACTAAATAATTGCTTGACCTCATCAACGGAAAAGCCACATAGGTCATTAGCTGCGAGGCGGCAACTATATCAGCTACAGAAATGATTCTATTCATTGCTAAAACTCCACCTATACAATAGGTACCTACAAACATAATCTGTCCCAATAAAAAAGAAAGCTCATTCAGTAAATACTTACTTAAATCTAATTTATATCTCTTTTCCAAATCTTCGCTGCTTTTCATTTGATATTTTCCAATCATTATGCCTAATAACTTAAACCTTTTCACAATATGAAATGCACCCAATTGTTCATTCAATTCTCCAATAAATTTATTGTGCTCCTTCATGTATTGATTATTTAACCCATCTATCCATTTACCTGAAAACATAGGAATCGCTAGTTGGATTAAGGACATAGTTAAAATAAAAGCTCCAAGTATCGGACTAATTAAAGATATTAATATCCCAGCAGTTATGAATTGAGTTAACCCAACAAGCATATCTAATATAACGTGAAAATATGAATTTTCCAGTATCTCCATTCCTTTAGTAAAAATGTTAATATAATAGGACCTTGATGAGCTGTAAAATCTGCCTGTCTCTCTGTTCATTATTGATTCGAATCCTCTTTTTCTTATATAAGAAATACACCGTTTTATGAGAACGCGACGTGATTTTGCAGCACAATAATTTATTAATGAAGCTATACAAATATATAATATTGCTATAATCATCAAATCAATCATTTTTCTGAAACTATGCCCCATCGCTACTTCTATTAAATTTTTTAGAAGAATGGCAAGCCCCACTTCAAATATTGACCGTAAAACTAAAAAAAATATTGTTATAGCAAAAATCAACTTGTTTTTAAACATTAAACGCCACATATGCGCCTCCTATTTATAGTGTATCTTGAAATATCTTGCCATCTTTTATTCTTAGAATATTTGTTGATATGTTTTTAATAAATCTAACATCATGGGATACACATATTATCGTGCCAGGATACATCTTGATTAACTCTTCTAAAGCAGTTATAGAAGTTATGTCTAAATAATTTGTAACTTCATCAAAAATTAAAACGTTAAAATCAGAAAGGAAAAGCCTTACAAGGCTTAATTTGACTTGTTCACCTCCGCTCAAGGTGTTTATTTTGTTTTGAAGTTTGTCAGCAGGAAAACCCATTCTATATAAAATACTGCGAGAAAAGCTTTCCCCTTGTATTGAATTCTCTAGAATATATCTACCAACAGTTTTGTTATAATCAAGTTCTTTTAAATTTTGTGATTGCATGCCTATTTTTACTTGAGGCGAAATATGAATACCAACCTCCGATTTTCTATCCGCAATGAGATTTAGTAAAGTTGTTTTCCCACAGCCATTTTTACCTACAATTACTGTTTTACTTCCATTTTCTATATAAAATTTTGCATTTTCAAAAATTATTTTTCCATCATCATAGCTGAAGTTGAGGCAATCCGAGTAGATAATATACTTATTTCTACTTCTAATAAGGGAATAAAGTTGTAACCATGGTTTTATTTGAAATGCCTCATATGGTCTTTCAACAACAGGCAATTGATCAATTCTAGACTGAATACTTTTCGCTTTTTTTGCAAGGGCTTTCTGCTTTGCTGAATAGGACCTACCTACACTTGAGAATTCCTGTGCCTTTCTATCGCTATTGCTAATTTTTCTATTCTTACGGCTAAACTTCATCTCCTTTTCTTTTTGTTCTTTTAAAGCCTGATATAACTTCTCTTTTTTCGCTAAATACTCCTCATATTCAAACTTTTGCCTCTTTACCTCCTCTTCTTTTATACGTGTATATTCATCATATGTGCATTTATATAACTTGACCTTTTTATTTTCTATTTCAAGTATAGAGGTACACAAAGTATTTAGTAAATCACGATTATGAGATATTAATATAAATGATGATTCTTTTTTTAACCTCTCTTTCAAAAAATTAATATAATCCAAGTCAAGATTAGATGTTGGTTCATCAAGCAATAATAAATCGTGAGGTTGTTCCAGCGTTCTTTTAATTCTTAATTTCTGGATCTCACCAGCACTTGCAGATTCCAATGCAGGACTATTTGCAATAGTCAGTTCTGAATACTGAGGAAGATAAGAAATGAGTGCGTTAACATCTACTTTTCCGGTATCATACTCCTCAATCCCATATATAATTTTTAGAAGTGTTGATTTGCCAGAACCATTTTGTCCTACTATACCAACTTTATCACCAGAAAAAAGTTCAAATTTATCTATTGAAAA contains:
- a CDS encoding radical SAM protein → MKLSKYYKKLQVDDGVYAIYNSLIMDVIFVDNDELERIEHLLVVNRDELVILLEAGIYIYDDETDNHALELKRNTLKMRMGKVNTIYIILTNACNLRCTYCAVKNIADKEQFSEVEYLKMDVIDKFIEGYMRYAIKEAVENVDIIFYGGEPLLVWNSLAYFIQKTEKSKIKFSYSIVTNGTLLTEQMVRFCKEHGVNIGISLDGPKYINDMSRVFSTNKGSVYDIVIKNLELLKKNGVRATLSITISLEVINNKESFLDWLDRI
- a CDS encoding ABC transporter ATP-binding protein, with protein sequence MWRLMFKNKLIFAITIFFLVLRSIFEVGLAILLKNLIEVAMGHSFRKMIDLMIIAILYICIASLINYCAAKSRRVLIKRCISYIRKRGFESIMNRETGRFYSSSRSYYINIFTKGMEILENSYFHVILDMLVGLTQFITAGILISLISPILGAFILTMSLIQLAIPMFSGKWIDGLNNQYMKEHNKFIGELNEQLGAFHIVKRFKLLGIMIGKYQMKSSEDLEKRYKLDLSKYLLNELSFLLGQIMFVGTYCIGGVLAMNRIISVADIVAASQLMTYVAFPLMRSSNYLVEIKSCKELRDEIHEILDTNFPDEGEFLNNDKSKIDEWDKITIKGLSFSYSSDTPVIKNLNCEFEKGKKYVIVGKSGSGKSTLLKIIAKMYMGYTGECLIGNNELSNINEKDYYDILSMVDQETYIFDATLKENVTLFSKDFSNEDVINALTEAGMSEFLKKIDYNLLLPLGEQGNSLSGGEKQRVSIARVFLRNPQIILFDEGTSNLDNETAGEVEEVLMNKDNCTVIAVMHRLNYHTMQMVDEILVMDNGEIIERGTYDELYNRKGFFYTLTMEGEEVL
- the abc-f gene encoding ribosomal protection-like ABC-F family protein, whose protein sequence is MRYINISNLKKYYGDYELFSIDKFELFSGDKVGIVGQNGSGKSTLLKIIYGIEEYDTGKVDVNALISYLPQYSELTIANSPALESASAGEIQKLRIKRTLEQPHDLLLLDEPTSNLDLDYINFLKERLKKESSFILISHNRDLLNTLCTSILEIENKKVKLYKCTYDEYTRIKEEEVKRQKFEYEEYLAKKEKLYQALKEQKEKEMKFSRKNRKISNSDRKAQEFSSVGRSYSAKQKALAKKAKSIQSRIDQLPVVERPYEAFQIKPWLQLYSLIRSRNKYIIYSDCLNFSYDDGKIIFENAKFYIENGSKTVIVGKNGCGKTTLLNLIADRKSEVGIHISPQVKIGMQSQNLKELDYNKTVGRYILENSIQGESFSRSILYRMGFPADKLQNKINTLSGGEQVKLSLVRLFLSDFNVLIFDEVTNYLDITSITALEELIKMYPGTIICVSHDVRFIKNISTNILRIKDGKIFQDTL